A part of Methanomassiliicoccales archaeon genomic DNA contains:
- the pheA gene encoding prephenate dehydratase, whose product MKVKVAFQGVHGAYSEDAIFRYFGEGTDTLPCAEFVDLFQAVDRGSATHGVLPVENSIEGSVTVANDLLLESDLTVVGEVLVWVRHCLIGHPGATLEMIRKVYSHPQALGQCMNYLSKHPEWEKVPSFDTAGSVRMIKERGSLDEAAIASRRAAEHYGMKVLKEDIQNHARNFTRFFVLEKNPPVNMPGDKTSLAFTTKNVPGALHKCIGAFAEHGVNITKLESRPRRERTWEYVFYVDIDGHISEPEVKEALIDLMRKASFVKIFGSYNKARPLEGIDKG is encoded by the coding sequence ATGAAGGTTAAGGTAGCGTTCCAGGGGGTCCATGGCGCTTACAGCGAGGATGCGATATTCCGCTACTTTGGTGAAGGGACCGACACCCTGCCCTGCGCAGAGTTCGTCGACCTTTTCCAGGCGGTCGACAGGGGATCGGCGACGCACGGGGTTCTCCCGGTAGAGAACTCGATAGAGGGGTCGGTGACCGTCGCCAACGACCTCCTGCTGGAGAGCGACCTCACGGTCGTCGGGGAGGTGCTTGTGTGGGTCAGGCATTGCCTCATCGGCCATCCTGGGGCGACCTTGGAGATGATAAGGAAGGTGTACAGCCACCCGCAGGCGCTTGGGCAATGCATGAACTACCTATCAAAACATCCTGAATGGGAGAAGGTCCCGAGCTTTGACACCGCCGGGAGCGTCAGGATGATAAAGGAGAGGGGGTCGTTGGATGAGGCCGCCATCGCCTCGAGGAGGGCGGCCGAGCATTATGGCATGAAGGTGCTCAAGGAGGATATCCAGAACCATGCAAGAAATTTCACGAGGTTCTTTGTGCTCGAGAAGAACCCGCCCGTGAACATGCCGGGGGACAAGACGTCCCTGGCCTTCACGACGAAGAATGTCCCAGGGGCCCTCCATAAGTGCATCGGGGCCTTCGCTGAGCATGGGGTGAACATCACCAAGCTGGAATCAAGGCCTCGGCGAGAGAGGACCTGGGAGTATGTGTTCTATGTTGATATCGATGGCCATATCTCCGAACCTGAAGTAAAGGAGGCCTTGATAGACCTCATGAGGAAGGCGTCCTTCGTCAAGATCTTCGGCTCTTACAACAAAGCAAGACCGTTGGAAGGCATTGACAAAGGCTGA
- a CDS encoding S-methyl-5'-thioadenosine phosphorylase: MKARIGIVGGTGVYDPDVFELEETVRPHTPYGLPSDEIQIGTIKGTRVAFMQRHGKGHIYPPHMVNYRANIWALKQVGVERIISPCAVGSLQEEFEPGEIVIVDQFIDLTKKRDYTFYNGPKTVHISTADPFCPELASIFSREAKKAKIKFHQKGTYVCIEGPRFSTRAESQMYRAFADVIGMTLVPECQLAREMEMCYCSLAMITDYDVWADHPVDTATVLRTMSENVDKIRALISSALPKIPEERKKCACPDTLRAAGA, from the coding sequence ATGAAGGCCAGGATAGGGATCGTGGGCGGGACCGGTGTGTACGATCCAGATGTGTTCGAGCTTGAGGAGACGGTCAGACCTCACACACCATATGGTCTGCCGTCAGACGAGATTCAGATCGGTACGATAAAGGGGACGAGGGTCGCGTTCATGCAAAGGCACGGCAAAGGACACATTTACCCTCCCCATATGGTCAATTACAGGGCGAACATCTGGGCGCTCAAACAGGTGGGCGTGGAGAGGATAATATCCCCCTGTGCGGTCGGCTCGTTGCAGGAAGAGTTTGAACCTGGTGAGATCGTGATCGTAGACCAGTTCATAGACCTGACCAAGAAAAGGGATTACACCTTTTATAATGGCCCGAAGACCGTCCACATCTCGACCGCGGACCCTTTCTGCCCTGAGCTGGCATCGATATTTTCGCGAGAGGCCAAGAAGGCGAAGATCAAGTTCCATCAGAAAGGGACGTATGTCTGCATAGAAGGACCGAGGTTCTCGACCAGGGCCGAGAGCCAGATGTACAGGGCGTTCGCGGACGTGATCGGGATGACGCTTGTTCCTGAATGCCAGCTCGCGAGAGAGATGGAGATGTGCTATTGCAGCCTTGCGATGATAACGGACTATGATGTCTGGGCCGACCATCCTGTCGACACCGCTACCGTCCTCAGGACCATGTCGGAGAACGTCGATAAGATCAGGGCCTTGATCTCCTCAGCTCTCCCAAAGATACCTGAGGAAAGAAAGAAATGCGCCTGCCCGGACACGCTCAGGGCTGCGGGCGCGTAA
- a CDS encoding flavin reductase family protein — translation MTDLEKVDVQHMEAVQMLPPAPVLLVSIGDKEGKEKNIITVGMFNMFSLKPPIIGIGVMTSRQSYKLLEENDDFVINVPGKDMLEAVIICGSKSGKRTDKFTEAGLTAEPGKRVRSPKIKEALMNIECKKLESFEKGDHTWYLGKIVHTDAVVDYDRSKALLFWDGEFRTAGPMIKKIE, via the coding sequence ATGACCGACTTAGAGAAGGTGGATGTACAACATATGGAGGCCGTGCAGATGCTCCCACCGGCCCCTGTATTGCTTGTATCCATTGGGGACAAGGAAGGAAAGGAGAAGAACATAATCACGGTGGGAATGTTCAACATGTTCTCGCTCAAGCCTCCGATAATCGGTATCGGGGTCATGACGTCAAGGCAATCTTACAAGTTACTAGAGGAGAACGACGATTTTGTCATCAACGTTCCAGGCAAGGACATGCTCGAGGCCGTCATCATCTGCGGAAGCAAGAGCGGGAAAAGGACGGATAAGTTCACAGAGGCGGGCCTTACTGCTGAACCTGGCAAGAGGGTGAGGTCTCCAAAGATAAAAGAGGCCCTGATGAACATCGAATGCAAGAAGTTGGAGTCCTTTGAGAAGGGGGATCATACCTGGTATCTAGGAAAGATAGTCCATACCGATGCGGTCGTCGATTATGACAGGTCGAAGGCCTTGCTTTTCTGGGACGGGGAGTTCAGAACTGCGGGCCCGATGATCAAGAAGATAGAATGA
- the hypF gene encoding carbamoyltransferase HypF: MKITIHGVVQGVGFRPTVHRIATRMGLNGYVQNNGSNVVIEIDGDPSEFLSHLMSELPPLAKLDDISVDEGTMDEEIKKGGFRIIESGQGEKGVAIPNDHSICDNCIKEMFDPKDRRYLYPFTNCTDCGARFTIIDDLPYDREKTSMRSFQMCDECRKEYEDPTDRRFHHQTISCKVCGPSYYVLDKNGAPIEGDPATLFAQALSEGKVGIIKSWGGMHICSSLDNLRHLREWYRRKEKPFAIMVRDLDAVFRYSRPTKKEIELLTSGHRPIVLVEKVRNALTELVSPGLGNIGIFLPYTEMQHILFSKLRFDALVMTSANVPGEPMVLTDKGALALGADVYLMHNREIFNRCDDSVVRTYGDRTFFIRRSRGHVPFNISFPLKGTAIGLGAQENIVGSLAFKGRLHCTQYIGDSSSAGVLEYLEGAIGHLRNMLGAEKIDAIGIDLHPGYSTRRLGMRLSSETGARVVEVQHHWAHGLALMLDNGLDDLVTIAIDGTGYGTDGKAWGGEVLDCSPTGFERVGHLQEVPLLGGEKAVYDIRRLVFAIESLLGRDGSHFSGKDAELFMKMLPRSTTSTSLGRLMDAVSCALGVCMYRSYDGEPAMKLEPLLATGKVDRSLRPMREGDVIRSVEMFSYILDRKGTREDVAATFIHAVLEGLVDIAAERAKEKGAKVIGVTGGVSYNSTVARWLEEMATDRGLSTVFPKDLPNGDGCISAGQCLAALAYVR, encoded by the coding sequence ATGAAAATAACCATCCATGGGGTCGTCCAGGGGGTCGGTTTCAGGCCGACCGTTCACAGGATAGCCACTAGGATGGGGTTGAATGGATACGTTCAGAACAATGGGTCCAATGTCGTCATCGAGATCGATGGTGACCCATCAGAGTTCCTCTCCCATCTGATGTCCGAGCTCCCTCCCTTGGCAAAACTGGATGATATATCGGTGGACGAGGGGACTATGGATGAAGAGATCAAGAAGGGCGGATTTCGGATCATCGAGAGCGGGCAGGGGGAGAAGGGGGTCGCGATCCCGAACGACCACTCGATATGTGACAATTGTATCAAGGAGATGTTCGATCCAAAGGACCGAAGATACCTATACCCGTTCACAAACTGTACGGACTGCGGGGCAAGGTTCACGATAATCGATGACCTGCCCTATGACCGTGAGAAGACCTCGATGAGGTCTTTCCAGATGTGCGATGAGTGCAGAAAAGAGTACGAGGACCCGACCGACAGAAGGTTCCATCATCAGACCATTTCCTGCAAGGTCTGCGGGCCATCGTATTACGTGTTGGATAAAAACGGGGCCCCGATAGAGGGGGACCCTGCCACTTTGTTCGCTCAAGCTCTCTCCGAAGGCAAGGTCGGGATCATCAAGAGCTGGGGTGGCATGCATATCTGTTCTTCGCTCGACAATCTCCGCCATTTGAGAGAATGGTACCGAAGAAAGGAGAAACCTTTCGCCATAATGGTCCGGGACCTTGACGCTGTCTTTAGATACTCGAGACCAACAAAGAAGGAGATCGAGCTTCTCACCTCGGGCCACCGACCGATCGTTCTGGTCGAAAAGGTCAGGAACGCCCTCACCGAGCTTGTCTCCCCCGGTCTCGGGAACATAGGCATATTCCTCCCCTACACCGAGATGCAGCACATACTATTCTCGAAGCTTAGGTTCGATGCCCTGGTGATGACCTCGGCGAACGTTCCTGGCGAGCCTATGGTGCTGACGGACAAGGGGGCTCTCGCCCTCGGTGCTGATGTATACCTTATGCATAACAGGGAGATATTCAACCGATGTGATGACTCAGTGGTAAGGACCTACGGTGACCGGACCTTTTTTATAAGAAGGTCAAGGGGGCATGTGCCGTTCAACATATCATTTCCATTGAAAGGGACGGCGATCGGCCTTGGAGCGCAGGAGAACATTGTCGGTTCCTTGGCCTTCAAGGGAAGGCTCCATTGTACCCAGTACATCGGGGATTCGAGCTCTGCCGGTGTCCTGGAATATCTTGAAGGGGCCATAGGGCATCTCAGGAACATGCTGGGAGCAGAGAAAATCGATGCTATCGGCATCGACCTTCATCCTGGATATTCGACAAGACGTCTCGGGATGAGGTTATCCTCTGAGACCGGTGCCCGGGTCGTGGAGGTCCAGCATCATTGGGCACATGGGCTCGCACTTATGCTGGATAATGGTCTTGATGACCTGGTCACGATAGCGATCGACGGTACCGGCTATGGAACAGACGGGAAGGCGTGGGGCGGTGAGGTCCTGGACTGCAGCCCAACGGGCTTCGAGAGGGTCGGTCATCTTCAAGAGGTTCCCCTGCTCGGAGGGGAGAAGGCCGTCTATGACATCAGACGGCTCGTGTTCGCAATAGAGAGTTTGTTAGGTCGGGACGGGTCTCATTTCTCTGGCAAGGATGCTGAGCTTTTCATGAAGATGCTCCCAAGGAGCACCACCTCAACGAGCCTTGGCAGGCTCATGGACGCTGTGTCGTGCGCACTGGGTGTATGCATGTATCGTAGCTATGATGGGGAGCCGGCGATGAAGTTGGAGCCATTGCTGGCCACGGGGAAGGTGGACAGGTCTTTGAGACCGATGAGGGAAGGAGATGTGATCAGGTCGGTCGAGATGTTCTCGTATATCTTGGACCGAAAAGGGACCAGGGAGGATGTTGCCGCGACCTTCATTCATGCTGTACTTGAGGGGCTGGTCGACATCGCGGCCGAGCGGGCGAAGGAGAAGGGCGCCAAGGTCATAGGGGTGACGGGCGGGGTCAGCTACAACAGCACGGTCGCAAGGTGGCTGGAGGAGATGGCGACGGACCGGGGCCTCAGCACCGTATTTCCAAAGGACCTTCCGAACGGGGACGGATGCATCTCGGCAGGCCAATGCCTTGCTGCGTTGGCATACGTCAGATGA
- a CDS encoding histidinol phosphate phosphatase domain-containing protein: MRIDLHTHTILSDGELLPVELARRAFVKGHSAIAFTDHVALSTMERVLKEAALDIELAETWGLEVLLGVEITHVPASKIDQVVSKARKLGAEIVVVHGETISEPVEKGTNLAAVSNPEVDILAHPGMITEEEAERARTNGVHLEITSRSSHCRTNGHVASIARRVGAKMVVNTDAHSPSDLINTATALMVAQGAGLSRKEAEEAVMVNPAELVKRRRSR; the protein is encoded by the coding sequence ATGAGGATAGACCTTCATACCCACACAATATTGAGCGATGGGGAGCTGCTACCGGTCGAGCTTGCTAGGAGGGCCTTTGTAAAGGGCCACAGCGCCATAGCCTTCACGGACCACGTCGCGCTGTCGACGATGGAGCGCGTGCTGAAAGAGGCGGCCTTGGACATCGAGCTGGCGGAGACATGGGGCCTGGAGGTCCTGCTCGGCGTGGAGATTACACATGTCCCGGCCTCTAAGATCGACCAGGTGGTCTCCAAGGCCAGGAAACTTGGGGCCGAGATCGTCGTGGTCCATGGCGAGACCATCTCGGAGCCGGTGGAGAAGGGCACGAACCTTGCGGCCGTCAGCAACCCCGAGGTGGACATCCTGGCCCACCCTGGCATGATCACGGAGGAGGAGGCCGAGAGGGCCAGGACCAACGGTGTCCACCTGGAGATAACCTCAAGGTCATCGCATTGCAGGACGAACGGGCACGTTGCCTCTATCGCAAGGAGGGTCGGCGCAAAGATGGTGGTGAACACGGACGCCCACTCGCCATCCGACCTTATCAACACCGCCACAGCGCTCATGGTCGCGCAAGGGGCCGGCCTGAGCAGGAAGGAGGCCGAGGAGGCCGTCATGGTCAATCCGGCCGAGCTTGTAAAAAGGAGGAGGTCGAGATGA
- a CDS encoding imidazoleglycerol-phosphate dehydratase, whose translation MSRSASVQRKTKETEVTVTVDLDGSGRYTVRCEDQFLRHMLETFARYSSFDLEVTASGDNVHHLVEDVAIVLGSAVKEALGDVPIERIASSIVPMDDALVEVTLDIIDRPYADIDCPDVIYHHFLRSFAMSAGVTLHVIVKRGFDEHHIVEASVKALGTAMRKATAPRKDVLSTKERPKIRRG comes from the coding sequence ATGAGCAGGAGTGCGAGCGTGCAACGGAAGACCAAGGAGACCGAGGTCACAGTAACGGTAGACCTGGACGGGTCGGGAAGGTATACGGTCAGATGCGAGGACCAGTTCCTGAGGCATATGCTCGAGACCTTTGCCAGATACTCTTCTTTCGATCTCGAGGTCACGGCCTCGGGGGACAATGTCCATCACCTGGTGGAGGATGTTGCGATAGTGCTCGGAAGCGCGGTGAAGGAGGCCCTCGGTGATGTCCCGATAGAGAGGATTGCGTCATCCATAGTGCCCATGGACGACGCCCTGGTGGAGGTGACCCTTGACATCATCGACCGCCCGTACGCTGACATCGATTGTCCAGACGTCATCTATCATCATTTCCTGAGGTCCTTCGCCATGTCGGCCGGGGTCACTTTACATGTCATTGTCAAACGGGGCTTCGACGAGCACCATATCGTCGAGGCGAGCGTCAAGGCGCTAGGGACCGCGATGCGCAAGGCCACGGCTCCGAGGAAGGATGTCCTGAGCACAAAGGAGAGGCCTAAGATAAGGAGGGGCTAG
- a CDS encoding aspartate kinase, translating into MKVLKFGGSSLKTAQSMLEVGNIIASEVGRKVVVVSAVSGVTESLLDFISVPRKEEEVKAFVKRLRDMHVSLLTEAIKDEKIREEGIDRIDKKLVRLERMLYGISYLEEVTPKTKDFVQCYGERLSVILVAAMLNDMGVRSVPCDADQLGIMTDGQYGTATADLDATRWSIVPKVQEMFYAGLTPIVTGFFGIGPDGSVTVFGRNGSDYSAAAIANALDAEVLEIWKDVDGFMTVDPKIVPEAVPIKVLSYDEAAELAYFGAKVLHPMTVEPARAKNIKIKVKNVFNPQAEGTVIQQKSDEHLDRIKSISCMRNLAIVKVFGEGAGYRTGVMSVISQRLSEGDVNIYSAVTSQTCIALLIDRKDLSKAKKILADIREGFISKIETNDDLALLCIVGEGLGYSKGIASRVFNAVAREGASIGLISAGASLVAYHFTVDKKDLEKVTRAVHKEFFGC; encoded by the coding sequence ATGAAGGTGCTGAAGTTCGGAGGAAGCTCGCTGAAGACCGCGCAGTCCATGCTGGAGGTCGGCAACATCATCGCGTCCGAGGTGGGTAGGAAGGTGGTGGTGGTCAGCGCAGTGTCGGGCGTTACAGAATCGTTGCTGGACTTTATTTCCGTCCCTAGGAAAGAAGAGGAGGTCAAGGCCTTCGTGAAGAGATTGAGGGACATGCACGTATCATTGCTGACCGAGGCGATAAAGGACGAGAAGATAAGAGAGGAGGGCATCGACCGGATCGACAAGAAGCTCGTCCGGCTGGAGCGCATGCTGTACGGCATCAGCTACCTCGAAGAGGTCACGCCCAAGACCAAAGACTTCGTGCAGTGCTATGGCGAGAGGTTGAGCGTCATCCTGGTGGCGGCGATGCTCAACGACATGGGAGTGAGGTCCGTCCCGTGTGATGCAGACCAGCTCGGGATAATGACCGATGGGCAGTACGGTACGGCCACCGCGGACCTTGACGCTACGCGCTGGAGCATAGTACCAAAGGTCCAAGAGATGTTCTATGCTGGCCTGACACCTATAGTGACGGGGTTCTTTGGAATAGGGCCTGATGGTTCGGTCACCGTGTTCGGACGGAACGGGTCGGACTACTCGGCAGCGGCCATAGCCAACGCCCTGGATGCGGAGGTGTTGGAGATCTGGAAGGACGTCGATGGTTTCATGACAGTGGACCCAAAGATCGTCCCTGAGGCCGTCCCCATCAAGGTGCTCTCATATGATGAGGCTGCCGAGCTCGCGTACTTTGGCGCAAAGGTCCTGCATCCGATGACGGTCGAACCGGCAAGGGCAAAGAACATCAAGATAAAGGTGAAGAACGTCTTCAACCCTCAGGCCGAGGGGACCGTCATCCAACAGAAATCCGACGAGCACCTTGACCGCATCAAGAGCATCTCCTGCATGAGGAACCTCGCCATCGTGAAGGTCTTCGGGGAGGGGGCCGGTTATCGGACCGGTGTCATGTCCGTCATCTCACAGCGCTTGAGCGAGGGCGATGTGAACATATATTCAGCGGTCACATCCCAGACCTGCATAGCGCTGCTGATAGACAGGAAGGACCTTTCCAAGGCAAAAAAGATCCTCGCGGACATCAGGGAGGGCTTCATCTCCAAGATCGAGACCAATGATGACCTCGCCCTGCTCTGCATAGTCGGTGAGGGGCTTGGATATAGCAAGGGCATTGCCAGCCGCGTGTTCAATGCCGTCGCTAGGGAAGGGGCCAGCATAGGTCTGATCTCGGCCGGCGCATCGCTGGTCGCGTATCATTTCACGGTCGACAAGAAGGACCTGGAGAAGGTCACCAGGGCGGTGCACAAGGAGTTCTTCGGGTGCTGA
- a CDS encoding bifunctional phosphoribosyl-AMP cyclohydrolase/phosphoribosyl-ATP diphosphatase HisIE, producing the protein MTELKFNSEGLIPAIVQDADTNEVLMMAYMNEESFRLTKETGLTHFYSRSRQKLWKKGETSGHVQKVVSIQLDCDADTLLVRVRQEGVACHLDRMSCFEEVIYGDVDGTMAIIPELSRVIRDRKLHPKEGSYTNKLLDDEDKRLKKVVEEAAETVLAFKGGDRKAMAWELADLLYHLMVMLEASDMRMEDVYRKLSERRR; encoded by the coding sequence ATGACAGAGCTGAAGTTCAATTCTGAAGGACTGATACCCGCGATCGTACAGGACGCGGATACGAACGAGGTCCTGATGATGGCCTACATGAACGAGGAGTCCTTCCGGCTGACGAAGGAGACGGGCCTCACTCATTTTTATTCCCGTTCGAGGCAGAAGCTTTGGAAGAAGGGCGAAACCTCTGGCCATGTGCAGAAGGTGGTCTCCATCCAGCTGGATTGCGATGCGGACACCCTTCTGGTGAGGGTGAGGCAGGAAGGGGTTGCCTGCCACCTCGACAGGATGTCCTGCTTCGAAGAGGTCATTTATGGCGATGTCGATGGCACCATGGCCATCATCCCTGAGCTGTCAAGGGTCATCAGGGACAGGAAGCTGCATCCGAAAGAGGGGAGCTATACCAACAAGCTCCTTGACGATGAGGACAAGCGGCTGAAGAAGGTCGTGGAAGAGGCTGCAGAGACCGTGCTGGCCTTCAAAGGCGGCGACCGCAAGGCCATGGCATGGGAGCTCGCGGACCTTTTGTATCATCTGATGGTCATGCTCGAGGCCTCGGACATGCGGATGGAGGATGTCTATCGGAAGCTGTCGGAGAGGAGAAGATGA
- a CDS encoding TIGR00303 family protein — MRPDVPESIILAHEKDLASDFVSRIWGKRPTFVCTIGTTETAKIPGLSAAGANPALTDYTPPADVELLFYGRCKCIPGVPVTPDGIPTPGLITMTAVNAVKMPVFAVNGGARIRPIAPFFELDGAPGDDIRTGSAVKDPKKVYESAVLVGENLSANVDYLIVGESIPGGTTTAMAVLMAQGYDAKNKVSSTLPVNPHDIKEAVVREGLARTKHSSEEMKRDAMVAVSAVGDPMMPAAAGVIVGAARKVPVLLAGGTQMAAVLSIVKAMDPSVLGNLALGTTRWIVNDGMSDIRSLVKQIGEVPVIAADLNFSTSRLSGLRIYETGLVKEGVGCGGATIAAICNSRGKLDSRTMLTEIEKSYDRLMAHVKK; from the coding sequence ATGAGGCCCGATGTCCCTGAGAGCATCATCCTAGCACACGAGAAAGACCTGGCGAGCGATTTTGTTTCAAGGATCTGGGGAAAGAGACCTACCTTCGTATGTACGATCGGGACGACCGAGACCGCGAAGATACCAGGCCTTTCCGCGGCAGGAGCGAACCCCGCGCTCACGGACTACACGCCTCCGGCCGATGTCGAGCTGCTGTTCTACGGGAGATGCAAGTGCATTCCGGGGGTTCCCGTGACCCCAGATGGCATCCCGACCCCTGGCCTCATAACGATGACGGCCGTGAATGCGGTCAAGATGCCTGTCTTCGCCGTCAACGGCGGGGCCAGGATAAGGCCGATAGCGCCGTTCTTCGAGCTCGATGGGGCCCCTGGCGATGATATCAGGACCGGTTCGGCGGTCAAGGACCCGAAGAAGGTGTATGAGAGCGCGGTCCTGGTTGGGGAGAACCTCTCGGCGAACGTGGACTACCTTATCGTCGGTGAGAGCATACCAGGGGGCACCACGACGGCGATGGCCGTCCTCATGGCCCAAGGGTACGACGCCAAGAACAAGGTAAGCAGCACCCTGCCGGTCAATCCTCATGACATCAAAGAGGCGGTGGTGAGGGAAGGCCTTGCCAGGACGAAGCATTCATCTGAGGAGATGAAAAGAGATGCCATGGTGGCGGTCTCGGCGGTCGGGGACCCCATGATGCCTGCAGCGGCTGGGGTCATAGTCGGGGCGGCAAGGAAGGTGCCTGTCCTGCTCGCAGGCGGTACGCAGATGGCCGCGGTGCTGAGCATCGTCAAGGCCATGGACCCTTCGGTCCTGGGCAATCTGGCCCTAGGCACCACGAGATGGATAGTGAACGACGGGATGTCCGATATCCGCTCACTGGTCAAGCAGATCGGGGAGGTGCCGGTCATCGCCGCCGACCTGAACTTCTCAACATCGAGGCTGAGCGGGCTGAGGATCTATGAGACCGGCCTGGTGAAGGAAGGGGTGGGGTGCGGCGGGGCGACCATAGCGGCCATCTGTAACAGCAGGGGCAAGCTCGACTCTAGGACCATGCTGACCGAGATAGAGAAGAGCTATGACAGGTTGATGGCGCATGTCAAAAAGTGA
- a CDS encoding flavin reductase family protein, with protein MGQKNEVNPIWACRAFPAYPVVLAAVGDGAEGGQRNVLTVVLVHMFSFNPPVLGVGISPTRYSYGLFDRCDDFSINVPQKDLVEEVLYCGQKSGRDVDKFEECGFSFSKGKKINSPVIKDCMVNLECRKVNKVDAGDHTWFLGEVVHAEMEEGAPREKALMYWSGEFRVLGDIIRRR; from the coding sequence ATGGGTCAAAAGAACGAGGTCAATCCCATTTGGGCATGTAGGGCATTCCCAGCATATCCCGTGGTCCTGGCGGCCGTGGGGGACGGGGCCGAGGGCGGACAGAGGAACGTCCTGACCGTCGTGCTGGTCCACATGTTCTCTTTCAACCCTCCTGTCCTAGGTGTTGGGATATCACCAACGAGGTACAGCTATGGTCTGTTCGACCGTTGTGATGATTTTTCCATCAATGTGCCTCAGAAGGACCTTGTAGAGGAGGTCCTTTACTGTGGCCAAAAGTCTGGCAGGGATGTTGACAAGTTCGAGGAGTGCGGATTCTCTTTTTCGAAGGGCAAAAAGATCAATTCCCCCGTCATTAAGGATTGCATGGTCAACCTGGAATGCAGGAAGGTCAATAAGGTGGATGCGGGGGACCACACATGGTTCTTGGGGGAGGTCGTCCACGCGGAGATGGAGGAAGGCGCTCCCAGAGAGAAGGCGTTGATGTACTGGTCTGGAGAGTTCCGTGTCTTAGGCGACATCATCAGAAGACGATGA
- the gcvH gene encoding glycine cleavage system protein GcvH: MSDVREGLRYSKDHEWVKAEGEMARVGITDHAQHQLTELAFIQLPTKGQKVKKGEVLGIVESVKNTADVYAPVSGEVVDINSPLEEDPQVINKSPYEDGWIAVIKMDDPSELSSLMDAATYKKLIEQAK, translated from the coding sequence ATGAGCGATGTAAGGGAAGGGCTGAGGTATTCCAAAGACCATGAATGGGTTAAGGCAGAGGGCGAGATGGCGAGGGTAGGCATCACCGACCACGCCCAGCATCAGCTGACAGAGCTGGCGTTCATTCAACTGCCAACCAAGGGACAGAAAGTGAAAAAGGGGGAGGTCTTAGGGATAGTCGAGAGCGTAAAGAACACAGCGGACGTCTATGCTCCTGTCTCCGGCGAAGTGGTGGACATCAACTCGCCGTTGGAGGAGGACCCTCAGGTGATAAATAAGAGCCCATACGAAGATGGATGGATAGCTGTCATAAAAATGGACGACCCGTCGGAGCTCTCATCTTTGATGGATGCGGCCACATATAAAAAGTTGATCGAGCAGGCCAAGTGA
- the hisF gene encoding imidazole glycerol phosphate synthase subunit HisF, with product MLTKRIIPCLDVKNGKVVKGIRFLDLQDVGDPPTMASEYERQGADEIVFLDISASAEGRKTMLNVVERTAESLFIPLTVGGGIRSKEDMREALNAGADKVSVNTVAVQHPHVISECAKDFGSQCVVCAIDAKRTGGSWKVYTHGGRRPTDLDAVKWAVRAQELGAGEILLTSMDADGTKNGYDIELTAAVAEAVTIPVIASGGCGTLEHIYEVLTKTKAEAALAASIFHYGELSVEECKSYLRERGVRVR from the coding sequence CTGCTGACCAAGCGGATCATACCGTGCCTTGACGTCAAGAACGGAAAGGTCGTCAAGGGGATAAGGTTCCTGGACCTTCAGGACGTGGGAGACCCTCCGACGATGGCCTCGGAGTATGAGCGCCAAGGGGCGGACGAGATCGTCTTCCTTGACATCTCGGCCTCTGCAGAAGGCCGAAAGACCATGCTGAACGTGGTCGAGAGGACGGCGGAGAGCCTGTTCATACCACTGACGGTCGGAGGAGGCATCAGGAGCAAGGAGGACATGAGGGAGGCTTTGAACGCAGGGGCGGACAAGGTGTCGGTGAACACGGTCGCCGTACAGCATCCTCATGTCATCTCAGAGTGCGCCAAGGATTTCGGGAGCCAGTGCGTCGTATGCGCAATAGATGCCAAAAGGACCGGGGGGTCTTGGAAGGTCTATACGCATGGTGGACGGAGGCCCACCGACCTCGATGCGGTGAAGTGGGCCGTCAGGGCGCAGGAGCTCGGGGCGGGCGAGATACTCCTGACCAGCATGGACGCCGACGGCACAAAGAACGGTTATGATATAGAGCTCACGGCGGCAGTGGCAGAGGCTGTGACGATCCCCGTCATCGCGTCGGGAGGGTGCGGGACCCTTGAGCACATCTACGAGGTCCTGACAAAGACCAAGGCCGAGGCCGCCCTTGCCGCCTCGATATTCCATTATGGGGAGCTGAGCGTGGAGGAGTGCAAATCATATCTCAGGGAAAGGGGAGTGAGGGTCAGATGA